In Penaeus monodon isolate SGIC_2016 chromosome 43, NSTDA_Pmon_1, whole genome shotgun sequence, one DNA window encodes the following:
- the LOC119568323 gene encoding carbohydrate sulfotransferase 9-like — translation MSWRRRICNLNHIKTNTHDPRRRRLLKRSHEVILRHIAATSSIVTVRHPLTRLVSCYRDKFENGAHPSLHERHWRDFYMPTLFCNGRIPPDLHLKVGLQEPLDPGKYYPMSVFIAIDKLLQPTFTFTEFLHNVVQSYAEGRVNRHWNTYTAMCSPCTVNYTYVTKLESQAREMDYIFPTVGPRPTDTRTDYSCLATEIILKMAPSITTWRHWGDFYMPLYSETDDPPNLHL, via the exons ATGTCGTGGCGCCGGAGAATATGCAACCTGAACCACATTAAGACAAATACACACGATCCCAGAAGAAGGCGTTTACTCAAGCGATCCCACGAAGTCATCTTAAGGCATATAGCCGCTACGTCGAGTATTGTGACTGTGag ACATCCGTTGACTCGATTAGTGTCTTGCTACAGAGATAAGTTTGAAAATGGCGCTCATCCATCACTACATGAG AGACACTGGAGGGACTTCTACATGCCGACCTTATTCTGCAACGGACGCATCCCTCCAGATCTACACCTTAAAGTAGGCCTACAAGAGCCTCTCGATCCTGGTAAATA CTACCCAATGAGCGTCTTCATTGCGATTGACAAGTTACTGCAACCAACTTTCACCTTTACGGAATTCCTCCATAATGTCGTGCAGTCGTATGCGGAGGGCAGAGTCAACCGGCACTG GAACACCTACACGGCCATGTGTTCCCCCTGTACCGTGAACTACACCTACGTGACCAAACTGGAGTCCCAAGCACGAGAAATGGACTACATCTTCCCGACGGTAGGCCCTCGACCAACGGACACTAGGACAGACTATTCT TGTCTTGCTACAGAGATAATTTTGAAAATGGCGCCATCCATCACTACATGg